The segment tttttttcagacgTTTAGGTGAGCTGAAAGGTGTTGTGTTTGGGTCTGTAAAGCATTGTAAATATTTGAAAAGATGATATTGCGTGGTTCAAGCAGAATCCAGCCTTTTCACTTGGCCAGGAACCATTAGGCCACGTTTTAAAAACCTTGTATACACAAATAGGGCGGCATAAAATACTGTCAGTGTACCTTTCATGCACATTCAATTTCAAAAGCAGCAGTTGTTTGCTAAGATCTTGTAGCATGATGACTTCTCACGTTACATGTCAAAAAGAGAGTCTccagctacgtttacatggacacaAGCAATCAGACTAAAAAATCTGCCAGTTGCAATATTCTGATCAGATTCGGCAGGATCGAAATGAAACTGTAAACCGACTGGGACGGGTGGTTCATGCCGACTGACAATCCGATCAGCACGCACATAAATGCTCGTCAGGACCAAGTCATTGTGAATGTGGCACAAGCTGACCTGAGTGCGCATGTGCACCCCATGTATTTCCGCTTTGAGTGGCGAGATGCTGTCTTTctattagaaacattaaaagaactaAAAACTATTGAACGCCTTGATGTAGTTTAATTAGGCAGTTTGGCGACGTCTCAATcataattagaacctggtgcaagaACATCCTGGGCGCTCAGAAGACCAACGAAATCGTACACTgctgcttttactttttttgtttttttttgttcagcatAGACAGAAGTACTTcctgtttgtatgtttttgtttttttttttaagaaaatttgctAACTCTGCACATGTCAGtgattttattcagaataaagcCATGTGTATATAAAAGCACATCGTGATCAGATTAACTGATTgggtgcccatataaacggtacaatctgatttattttttttctttttgagtccaaacacatttcaatccgattgtgaaattttgcttatgtAGACATAGCTGTTTAGGAGTAGATGCTTGATGCAGATTACAGTGCTCAAAACTCTAAAGGTCAGAAACATTATTGGAAAGTATagttgaaaaagacaaaaattattGAAATGTGAATTTCTTACAAATGatttagcaattttttttaccaataatCTCTTCATTGGATGATTTCCTAATATCGTGGCGCTCTATTCACACACACGTAATTCTGCCTGAGCGCTACACTTGTCAGAAGCACATGATTCACCATTGTCACAGCAAACATTATGCAAAACCGCCCTGATGTAATTTCATAAAACTTTAGTAGATGTTGAGCATTGTCAAACATTAACGCGTTACATATGATTGTGTATCTGGATTCACCTCTTTTAACCTGTGAGGTGGGGCCTTTGCACTGATTTGCAAAGTAACAGTGCATCATCTTGCTGTGCTTGTAGATTGGCTTGTGTTGAAGAATCTGCTAATTAATGTAGACAGTAcagtttatttgaaaaacaaaaaagaaaagaaaaaaaaaaaaggaccaaatGTGGTTCCTAAGATCATCCTTGATCCGAATCAGACCTCCTGTTATATAACGTTTCTAATCTTTATGTTAGGGTAGCGTCATAAAAGAATGGGAGTCACATCAACCGAATTCTCTGTGTCTTTCAGTCCATCTTTAGCAAACGCGATTTGACAAGCaattatttagcattttcaGTCACAAGATTCAGAATCAATTAATGTAAAAGTCTGCTTAAGAACTGGGTTTGTTCCACCTAAACAGgctataaagcaaaaaaaaaaaaaaaaaaaaaaagtcaataaaaccTGCTTGCATGGTATGAAAGAGGCCATAATCTGCAGGAAATGTTATAAAGACCTCTTCACCTCACAGGAAGAATAAACGAATGGTGTGCAATGTGaaacaaattttctttttttgctgtattAAAGATATGTTAGAGTgaatgggacaaaaaaaaacacctgtgcTGCATTTAGTTACAGTTAACTATGACTTGTAATACATTAAACATTCCTTATACTCTTAAAAATTCTATGTACTTTATATACAACTGGGAATGGGACTGAGATCCATGTTTTTAGGTGGTGCCGGTCTGCTTCCAAACAGACCATGGTGCAGTTCGCTTCTAGTGTGAATACGAAATGGGCCCGGTCCGAATCAACTACCAAAAACATAGGTCTTTTTGGACGTAACAAGCCACCGTAGCGGTGGACGTACTACAGAAATCATACCTGCTGCCGTCTGTTGCTGCTggcctttgactgggccattcacACCCATGAACATGTGCCGATCTGAATCCTTCCGTAGCTCTAGCTATGTGTTTGTTGTTATCCTGCTGAGAGATAGATCTTGCTAAACGTACGGCGATGATCGATTAAAAAATGCGCCATGATGCATGTTCGAACCTTGGCATACTTTAGTAGACTCAGATCCTGCTCTCAccctctccacaactttatctctGACCTCTCTAGTGCtttgattaaattacacacaggtagaCTTCAATTAGATGACTTCTGAAAGCAACTAATGGCACAGTATTTAGGTGTAAAACAGTTAaagggttaaaaacaaaattcacaCAACTtagtattttttgttaaaaacccCCCCACTAATATTAACCAGGCACAGTTTCCTGCCACTGGATGTGTcacatttaatcaaattaaaacacactaaagtttgtgtttgcacCGACAAGATGTGAAAGAAATAGGACACGTAGGCTACAGTTACTTTTTCTTTATTGGTGAAGGTAACGTAAGGACTGAGGGCTGAAATCTTCTGATTGTTCTGATCGGCTCCTGCCTCACTTGTTAGCTTACCCAGGCTAGCTAACTAGCCGCTAGCAAGGCCTTCCAGGAGCAGTTGGGCAtctaataaacatttgggtttaaagacatttttaaaacaatggcTGAGTCTCTAACTTTCATTATCATCAGTTTTCCCTTAAAGCAGAGGACACTAACtacctcttcctttttttttccccccccgtTGTTTTGTTTCAGGTGCATAGACGAGTGGTTTGTGGTGAATCGCTCCTGTCCAGAGCATCCTGCCGACTAGGAGCTGCAGTTCACCCCTGAGGCTGACACCCTGACCTTATCCCAACGCTGCCTGGTCCAGCTGAGCATCACGTTTTCCTCAGGGACTGCGGGACATCACGTCACGCAggattcctttttttcttttcttcattttgccTCGCCGAACACCGATGGACTTTGGATGTGTTTCTCCATATGTTGTGTGATGTCGATCGAGCCCCTGCCGGAGacctgttctctctctctctccgattTCCGTGAATGCTCCTAATGCTGACCTGTTGGCCTGAAGCGGACGCTGATCCAGACAGCTGTGTGGGACCGGGTCTGGCTTTGCAGCAGAGGAACTTGTATATCCAACAGGTCGGAAAGGAGAATTTAGGCTTAGCGACTGCTCCCAGAAACTCGGGCAGAATGTCGATGTTGTGCAATATGATAAATAGCCAAACAgaatttctaaaaacaaaagcctTTTATCCGCTTTAAGGCATTGATTGCTGTGTCGATGCTAGTCAGTGAGTAgatccaatgttttttttttttttcaaaatggctACCAATGTCGTTTGGTTAAACAATCACGTCTCCTAAACCAAATTGTCTAACATGAGATTGTTAAACTCCATTAATCACGTGGCCATTTAGTAGCACAGTAACGTGACTATGTAGTCTAGTGTTGAAGCCTGAGAAAGGTTCAGACATATCTAATGGTGATTTCTACTCTCTCTAAGGAGTGCCATAATGTGCTGCTATATGTCATAGACTGGAAAGTTTTCTTTAACCTTTGAGCCTGTCTGTTGTCTGTCGTTCTCTCTGTTTGTACTGTAATGAATTGCacaacaataaatgtttttatctttgtgtCTTTCTCTTGTAAACCAACTATTTTAGACTTCAGTGTGCCTACACATTGAATAAAATAAGTcctcttaatttaaaaaaaaattgcaggaGTGAATATTCTTCTTTGTCTGCTGAAAGAAGATAAATATTCCAAACAGGGTAAAGTAATTGAGATAATGTGATTCACTGATGCAGACACATTCTCTGGCACCTTTGCTAAAAATGGAATAAATTCAACTCTCAATTCAGTAGCACAATCTCACATGTATGGTGGAGGAGCCAAAATGCAGGGTGCATCTCTCCCAAAGGGACTGGGAATCCTGCCAGAGTTCAGATTATCTGGAAAGGTGTGATGTATTAGGACATTTAAATCCAAATCTGGTGGACTCCActgataaaaaattataattcgCCACTGGGTCTCTCTAATGATCCAAACGTTAGGACTAGGACAACACAGAAATAGTCCACCACTAAAACTAAACCTGTCTTTGTGATCTTAATTGTGCCACTggggagtttattttttttaaagaaatcgcCTGGATTTAATTTTTCCCCATTGAATACATTTACTCCACTTGAAAGTTTCATTTCTTTGGAGATTATTGTTAGTAAAAGCTGAATTTATTTTAGGCTTTTCAACCCATAGTTACCAGTGGAGCAAACAAAGGTGGTCAGCCTACCATACATATCAGctccaaaaagtaaaatttttgaCATAAATGAGAATTTCATTATTTGAATGCTTTCTGTATTTAATTATAGATTTCAtatattcttaaaacattttaataattatgtGTATACAGTTCCAGCGTTATTGAAATTATATGCTTAAACTTTCCCACTGTCAGCgatacatatatctatatcaatatatttatttctctctctctctctctctctctctctctctctctctctctctctctatctatctatctatctatctatctatatatatatatatatatatatatatatatatatatatatataacacattttatatatataaaattatattatatatatattattacatttttttgacaaGACTATAAGGGAAATGACGCAATCACGCCGCCTCTACCTTGTCGCGAGTTTGATGACGCGGAGGTTTCTGGAACGTTTGTTTTGCGCGACGCTACGTTCAAGTGCAGCAACGTTGAACAACAAAGAATACTCTTATTTACGAGTAGCGAGTTACTTTACCCGGTAGCTGGGCGTTCATTCGGATATATAATAcgcatttattaatttaaggTAAGCGTTTTCATGAATTCGGTCGGGTGTGTGCTTCCTCTGGGGGTTACTTTCCTGTCTCTTCCAGATTTTTCCTCGGCTAACGTCGCCAACCTCTCAGAGAGCCGTCGCCACCCTGGCTGCTCTTAGCAGTATCGCGCCCCTCGAACCGATGCTCTGTGCTTGCTTCGTGTTCCTCTCCCCTCGGTCTTAACGCTCCGCTGTGTTGGTTTTCAGGTAGAAACTCGCTTCCTTTGAGTCAAGATGTCGTACATGTTACCACATCTCCACAATGGCTGGCAGGTGGACCAAGCCATCCTGTCTGAGGAGGACCGAGTCCTGGTCATCCGCTTCGGACACGACTGGGACCCGACGTGCATGAAGATGGACGAGGTTCTGTACAGCATCGCTGAGAAGGTTCGATTAGTCCGCTTGTGCAAGGTTCACAAACTCCAGCAGAGGTCGCTGTTTCTCACATTTCAGATCAATACGTTTAGCACAGAACTGACTTCTCAAAAACGAAATAGTTAGGCAGGTTTATTTTTACAGCACCATTCACACAAAAGGCaatccaatatatatatatatatatatatatatatatatatatatatatatatatatatatatatatatatatatatatatatatatataaatcaacaTGCTGGGCCCAATCTGCTATTAAAGCTTCTTTCTCCTGGACAGGTAAAAAACTTTGCTGTCATTTACCTGGTGGACATCACCGAAGTGCCCGATTTCAATAAGATGTACGAGCTGTACGACCCCTGCACCGTCATGTTCTTCTTCAGGTAAGACGCTCTTTCCATGCGCACACCGCCGCATCGGCGGGGATGTTGACCAGCGTGACGGGGTGATGCATTCGTGTTTCTTTGTCTCCCAGGAACAAACACATCATGATTGATCTGGGCACCGGAAACAACAACAAGATCAACTGGATCATCGAGGACAAGCAGGAGATGATAGACATTGTGGAAACGGTGTACCGAGGAGCGCGCAAAGGACGAGGTTTAGTGGTGTCTCCCAAGGATTACTCCACAAAATACAGATATTGAGTTTTCTCCTTCACttgcctccttttttttttttttcactgtttgcTTCCCTTCCTTGTTACTTTGTCAACCGAGAGACTATAAACAACTGAAagcaaaaaacataattatttattttatgtttccttTGCCGATGGAGGAGAGGATCCTTATCAAGGGTCGTGTGTTACTGTTCGTCTCTTATGTTTTACACCATTTCATGAATATTAGCTTGTGTCTCGTGTTTTTCTAAGAGTTATTTCTGTGAAATAAGAGTAAAACAGATCAGACACACATTTCTGGGCCTCATCTGACTGTTGTAATAAATATTGATTTCTACTTTAAAGCGCTTTCtgtctgttgatttttcttccTGATTTTGGGCCAAAAAATTGACATAAGAtggcatttctgttttaagaatcatatttttattatcttatgttctaattttctgagaagcAGAATTTAAATTTCCATATAAAATTAGAGGAACCTGTTTAAAAATGAATCATTTAtattttgccacatttaagtAACTACACTTCTTTATTTCGTTACAGACAGGCTCCTCAGATGATtgcacatttacaaaaaaacattaaaaggcagACAGCTGTTTTTGGCCCTGGACCCATTCATGCTTATTTTCCTGATACTGAAGTAAAATAATCTAGAAATCTAGCAAACAAAATCCTTTAGCTCAGAAACCCGGACAATCTAAGGAGCAGTTGTTGCAATAAACCTACTTGAACCTTGGGGAATAGATCAGGTTTTGTCAGTAtatcctttttaaaatgtattttattgtggaatgaaaacagtttgatttctatttttaagctgagagaaaaaaaactttaaaaacaagacatttctTAAGACAGAGGCCATTTATgcccttttaatatttttagaaatgagagaaaaaggGTAATCTCaatggaaaaagaaataaagctcaTAGATTGCAactttcttataaaaaaaacagcactgtcATCGGTTTCATTATGTTTTCCGTAAACTGATATTTTATCAAACAGCTGAAAACATTTACAACTAATAATTCCCATTTCCTTTATATTATAAAAacatcttttgtttattttgttatgttgAGGCTCTAAAGGGCCACGTGTGGGTCAGAGCTCACAGTGCAGACCCCTGAATTAGTGCAGGCTAAAATTCACTGGATCAGTGCTAAAATGAATAGAAAGTACCTTTAACAAGTTTATCCCAGCAGAAACATTGCAGAGGAAGGGAGCATGTGCCTCAACACAATCTCCACTAGGTGAAGCCAGAGCGCTGAACGGTCGTTGAGTTGATCTTTGGACCAAACAAGACTGAGATGATCTTGTTCAAAGCTGATAAATGCACCATCAGGTTTCTCCCGGCTGAAAAGGATTTCTGTTCTTCTTTGACGTCTGCTCTGCCGTTTTTGCAAGATCATATTTGCTGtactgaaacacaaaataaattaataagctGCGGGCTCTTTGCTAGGGGggaatttttttatgtaacagaaaatgaaggaattacAAGATtgtgaccatttacacatcatgGTATTCCCCCTTAACTTTCATTGGATTTTGGTTgcgcttaaaaaaataaaaacctgcatTAAAACACCTGCTGCTCGTCGATGCGTTTGTCTTCTAAAGATGGTGGAGAATTaatagttttgatgcatttgatGAACAACAAATCAAACCCATTATTCAGTGTCTGATCTGCCcatcaagaagaaaaaaactattgctGACTGATCGGTGCCAGATTTGCTATTTGACAACCTGTAAAGTCTGGAAAAAAGGAACGTTACacaaattaaaagcagattaGATTGAGATGTTTCTATCTTGAAGCATGTTTTAGgaacaaatgtttctaaaataacGGCAAGTCTAAAGATTGCGGTGAAAGTGTCACTTCTTGATTTAAAGGTTCTCCTCTGCAGGCACAAACTCACACGGATGAACTTAGTGCCTTATAGAGAAAAACTTTTGTTGTATTTGGTTATTTCTGGGCTGAGACCACGCCAGGACTCACTTTTCTAAACAGATATATTTAGGACCGGTTTGGAAATATGAGCATCCATTGAAACAGGAACACTGATTAGAACATTAGATGCAAGATGAGTACGCCATAATCTGATTCCCGTTTATTGAGGAAGAAGAAACTCTTTGGTTTTTCTGTGTTTCATGAGACAGACCTGGAGTAAAAATCCAGTTTTCCCTTTGAGACTTGGGCAGCGCGTGCTGACCAGCAGCCTGACCGAGGACGCCTGAGTGCTCATGTGACTGATCATCAGCTGGCAAATGAGCTGCGTTTGAGTGGAGGAGAACAGACGATGACCCGCTGTGGCTGCAGCAACAAACTTTTAACACACTTGGCTGctcacataaaaacaaagatcaTTCAAATAAAGAGGGTTGATCCATTTTTAGTCACGGCGAGTGAAAGCTGCCCAGCTCCACCACGACCTGTTGCACCACAACAGTCAGAAGCACATCCGCAGCAGAAGACAGAGTCGTTTCCtcgtgtttgtctgtgtgtacACTATGTTGAAGGCACAGCAACGCCCTCCTCCaggcatccccccccccccaccacttACATTAACCCCGGGCTCTGGCACGGCTTTGTCTTTGTCTGCCCTGTCCCCTGCAGGACTCACGTACGGCGTTTCAGAGCCACCACTTTCATATGGAGCGCGGGGCCGAGGCCGCTGCCACTGGTCCGTTATAATTCACATTATCATGCATTGTTATTCCCTATTAGCGTTAATCAGCTCAGCCTCAGGGGAACCCAGTCTAGACAACTAAGGGATAGTGACTAACTCTAGTCTAGACGCGAGAAGAGTTGTGGTACAgtaaggcagagagagagaggctctGTATAAAGACAcataggaggaggaggagagttgGGGTTTCCTATGGACCGTATGGGGAGAATGCATGTTCATGCAGCAAAGCTGTTTAATCCTTAATCTGTTTTCAACTGAtagtgttggggggggggggggggggggggggctgcaggCCGACTGCGAGGATGATCTGGGCGCCAGGGGGAAGATACGTTGGCATCTCGCCATCCCCTCTGTGTCTTGCTTTCCAGGTCTGTCACCATCCATGTGTATACCCAGCATGGGGGGGGAGGGGTACAGGACATTTGCCAGTCCCCCCCTGCAGACTTCCATACTGGCACTCACACAGATGCACGCACAATGTCGTGGCCCCTTGCTTCTACCCAGCAACTGTTTGCTCCCAACCTTAACACGCGTCACATGAGGCATTTGTCAGAATCTTTCAACCGTTCAGACGAAGCAAGCCCAGCAATCGCAGTACGCAGCATCAAACATGCTAACTAGTGCATGTTCGTCGCTAGCATCGGTGCTCTTCGCTGTAATTTTGGGGGATTTTACATGTTGGACCCAAAGTAGCGCATAGTTGTGAAGGTGACAGTAAAACAGAGGCAAGGTTTTTATTAGATGTATCCGGGACATTTTAAACCAATATCCCCAGAGGAGTGTGGCCATATTttggtttgcaaaaaaaaagaaaaagaggacaCACAGACCGGTTGTGAAAAGACTGTAAGGATACTCTGTTTACTCAGAGGAGGCCTATAGTTTTAACATATGTAAAGTATCCCTTTTCTGTGTGGTTAGGACGGAGCAATAGTTAAATAACAAACTTCAGATGGTCTTTTATTGGTCAACAAGTACAACGACGACTTGAAAATCTCTAGAGTTAAATAAGGATAGAAACAATGTCCCTACTGTCTTAGAAAATGAGGCTGTCTGTTGCAATAATAGCTCACTTTTTGAGTCATACTGGACGAATAAACAAGAATCAGATATAATGTTTTGAGAAAACAGCTATTCCGTGTAACTGTTCTGTTCTTTTCTAtataataatagaaataaaaagcagCTTTGTCACAAAGCCAATTATTTAACAAACACAATAACTCCAatctttagttttcttcttcgtcttaatttttttcccctcatcctCCTTGTCCTTATTTTTTTGAAGGAGGTCTTCACATCAGTTTTCTCGGATGGACCGAGTCCAAACACTGGGGTGATCAGGCGTTCTGGGTGGCAGCACCCAGATTCTGGGACCCTCCAGATCTGTGAGCCACCTCTGatctaaatttttattttttcacaccTCAAAACTCATTTATTCAGGCTGGCTTTTAATAGCAAGTAGCACCCTAAATTCTTTTACTGATTTTAATCTTTATGTTCTTATGGGTCT is part of the Fundulus heteroclitus isolate FHET01 chromosome 13, MU-UCD_Fhet_4.1, whole genome shotgun sequence genome and harbors:
- the txnl4a gene encoding thioredoxin-like protein 4A; the encoded protein is MSYMLPHLHNGWQVDQAILSEEDRVLVIRFGHDWDPTCMKMDEVLYSIAEKVKNFAVIYLVDITEVPDFNKMYELYDPCTVMFFFRNKHIMIDLGTGNNNKINWIIEDKQEMIDIVETVYRGARKGRGLVVSPKDYSTKYRY